The proteins below are encoded in one region of Pirellulales bacterium:
- a CDS encoding cytochrome P450, which yields MTTTHPPGPRSLFGFHLARAMQRDVFGFSMDLARRYGDAAYFRIGPVRFFQFIHPDRVQEVLVKQAKKLHKPRRLKEVFGRWDGEGLLLSEGDLWVRQRRLVQQAFQPRRVEGYAAVMSQLASEMVARWQTRSEIDVVDQMHRATLDVVCKTLFGFTADDHAGIRDAVQDLQDAALIEFGRLVPMPDWMPLASKRRMRAAIRYMNHLLDDIIRQHRATGEDRGDLLSMLLLSVDHEGDGRGMSHQQVRDEAMTLLLAGHETTATTLVWTLYLLARHPQVQEQTATAVRDVLGDRLATAADVPRLAAVDCAIKEAMRLYPAVYFTAREAVEEVEIGGYRIPPGSQIHLLLYAIYHDPRWFPAPEEFLPARFADGGEERLPPGAFVPFGAGPRACIGRAMAMIEATLIVATILQKYRLSLAPGQGEPTPVAQVSLHPAGPVRLTLAPRETGTAERPAVASRSPQPQRA from the coding sequence ATGACGACGACTCATCCTCCCGGCCCGCGATCGCTATTCGGTTTCCACTTAGCCCGCGCGATGCAGCGCGACGTGTTTGGTTTCAGCATGGACTTGGCGCGGCGCTACGGCGACGCCGCCTATTTCCGCATCGGGCCGGTGCGGTTTTTTCAGTTCATTCATCCTGACCGGGTCCAGGAAGTTCTCGTGAAGCAGGCGAAAAAGCTGCACAAGCCGCGCCGGCTGAAAGAAGTGTTTGGCCGGTGGGACGGCGAGGGACTCTTGTTAAGCGAAGGCGATCTGTGGGTCCGCCAGCGGCGGTTGGTGCAGCAAGCTTTTCAGCCGCGCCGCGTCGAAGGGTACGCCGCGGTCATGTCGCAGCTGGCCAGCGAAATGGTTGCGCGCTGGCAGACGCGGTCCGAAATCGACGTCGTCGACCAGATGCATCGCGCGACGCTCGACGTCGTTTGCAAGACGCTGTTCGGTTTTACCGCCGACGATCACGCCGGCATTCGCGACGCGGTGCAAGACTTGCAAGATGCCGCGCTCATCGAGTTTGGCCGGCTGGTGCCGATGCCCGACTGGATGCCGCTGGCCTCGAAGCGACGCATGCGGGCGGCGATCCGATACATGAACCATCTGCTCGACGATATCATTCGCCAGCATCGCGCGACGGGCGAAGATCGCGGCGATCTGTTGTCGATGCTCCTCTTGTCGGTCGATCACGAAGGAGACGGCCGGGGGATGAGCCATCAGCAAGTGCGCGACGAGGCCATGACGCTGCTTCTGGCGGGGCACGAGACCACGGCCACCACACTCGTCTGGACGCTGTACTTGCTCGCGCGCCACCCGCAGGTTCAAGAGCAAACCGCAACGGCTGTGCGCGATGTGCTCGGCGATCGACTCGCCACGGCAGCCGATGTGCCGCGCCTGGCGGCTGTCGATTGCGCGATCAAGGAAGCGATGCGCCTCTACCCGGCCGTGTACTTCACCGCGCGCGAAGCGGTCGAAGAGGTCGAAATCGGCGGCTACCGGATCCCGCCGGGGAGCCAGATCCATCTGCTCCTGTACGCCATCTATCACGATCCGCGCTGGTTCCCGGCGCCGGAGGAATTCCTCCCCGCACGTTTCGCGGACGGGGGTGAAGAGCGGCTACCGCCGGGCGCCTTCGTGCCGTTTGGCGCCGGGCCGCGGGCGTGCATCGGCCGGGCCATGGCGATGATCGAAGCCACACTGATCGTCGCCACGATTTTGCAAAAGTATCGGCTGTCGCTGGCCCCCGGGCAGGGAGAGCCGACCCCGGTCGCGCAAGTGTCGCTGCACCCGGCCGGCCCGGTGCGACTGACGCTAGCGCCTCGCGAGACAGGCACCGCCGAGCGACCAGCAGTCGCCTCCCGAAGTCCTCAGCCGCAGAGGGCTTAG
- a CDS encoding SRPBCC family protein has product MHLEHSLAIAAPWEVVWAVTIDVERWPEWTPTMQRVERIDSGPFRVGSQARVKQPQFREAIWTVTALEAGRRFTWQTRISGMDMTATHEVIPATSGCTSLLQLEISGWPALVLGPLVRGGAQKAMATENAGLRDRCEKLARPSPHKDPQNK; this is encoded by the coding sequence ATGCACCTGGAACATTCGCTCGCGATCGCGGCTCCCTGGGAGGTGGTATGGGCGGTCACGATCGACGTCGAGCGCTGGCCTGAATGGACGCCGACGATGCAGCGCGTCGAACGCATCGACAGCGGGCCATTCCGCGTGGGCAGCCAGGCGCGCGTCAAGCAGCCGCAATTTCGTGAAGCGATTTGGACTGTTACCGCGCTGGAAGCAGGCCGTCGCTTCACCTGGCAAACTCGCATCAGCGGCATGGACATGACCGCGACGCATGAAGTCATTCCCGCCACGAGCGGATGCACGAGCCTTCTGCAGTTGGAAATCTCGGGCTGGCCGGCCCTCGTTTTGGGTCCTTTGGTACGTGGCGGAGCACAAAAGGCGATGGCCACGGAAAATGCCGGCCTGCGCGACCGTTGCGAAAAACTAGCCCGTCCGTCTCCTCATAAGGACCCGCAGAACAAGTGA
- a CDS encoding TetR/AcrR family transcriptional regulator: MPTPSDTRTHILDTAERLFAARGIDAVGIRALVDEAKVNLAAVHYHFGNREELVRAVIKRRVLPMNAERLRRLDEVEAAAGGAPQLPDILRAFVAPVFELVDEQPHLGWLLAHIDVTPDEKLRMFFYSLFVELVWRFGAALRKAVPQEIGDREGWTRVQFTWGAMLFTMAKRTDREVTASGQIEPLPVAQLIDEWVAFCTAGLTCESPAANHAAHPARKNGRRATPVRTPPAKAEKQTTPQRRKSATKKRDPK; the protein is encoded by the coding sequence ATGCCCACGCCTTCCGATACCCGCACCCATATCCTGGACACGGCCGAACGGCTGTTCGCGGCCCGCGGGATCGACGCGGTCGGCATTCGCGCCCTGGTCGACGAGGCCAAGGTCAACCTGGCGGCGGTCCACTACCACTTCGGCAACCGCGAAGAGCTGGTCCGCGCCGTGATCAAGCGCCGTGTGCTGCCGATGAACGCCGAGCGCTTGCGCCGGCTGGACGAAGTCGAAGCGGCCGCCGGCGGCGCGCCGCAACTGCCCGACATTCTGCGGGCTTTCGTGGCGCCGGTGTTCGAGCTGGTCGACGAGCAGCCGCACCTGGGCTGGCTCTTGGCCCACATCGACGTCACGCCCGACGAAAAGCTGCGGATGTTCTTCTATTCGCTGTTCGTGGAGCTGGTCTGGCGCTTCGGCGCCGCGCTGCGCAAGGCCGTGCCGCAGGAGATCGGCGATCGCGAGGGTTGGACCCGCGTGCAGTTCACCTGGGGGGCGATGCTCTTCACGATGGCCAAGCGCACCGATCGCGAAGTGACGGCCAGCGGCCAGATCGAGCCCTTGCCGGTGGCGCAGCTCATCGACGAATGGGTGGCGTTTTGCACCGCCGGGTTGACGTGCGAAAGCCCCGCGGCGAACCACGCTGCCCATCCGGCACGCAAGAACGGTCGCCGCGCAACCCCCGTTCGAACCCCGCCGGCAAAAGCTGAGAAACAGACGACGCCCCAACGCCGTAAGAGCGCGACCAAAAAGCGTGATCCTAAATGA
- a CDS encoding thioesterase family protein gives MPAIFEHPLVVTSEHIDRLGHVNNLEYLRWALAAALAHSAAQGWPAEKYEQLGAGFVVRSHEIKYLQSAFAGDEVVVRTWVADFRRLSCLRRYKIIRRQDEAVLATAATEWAFVKLDSFSLARIPPEVATAFEIVRDEEDAPRRHGGTEKN, from the coding sequence ATGCCCGCCATCTTCGAACATCCGCTCGTCGTCACGTCCGAGCACATCGATCGACTAGGTCACGTGAACAACCTGGAATACCTGCGCTGGGCGCTCGCGGCGGCACTTGCGCATTCGGCCGCCCAAGGATGGCCGGCGGAAAAGTACGAGCAGTTGGGAGCCGGCTTTGTCGTCCGCTCGCACGAAATCAAGTACCTGCAATCCGCTTTCGCCGGTGATGAAGTGGTGGTGCGCACCTGGGTCGCGGATTTTCGCCGCCTTTCCTGCCTGCGGCGCTACAAGATCATCCGCCGCCAGGACGAAGCCGTGCTGGCTACCGCGGCCACGGAATGGGCGTTCGTGAAGCTCGATTCGTTTTCGCTGGCGCGCATTCCGCCCGAGGTCGCCACGGCTTTTGAAATCGTGCGCGATGAAGAGGATGCACCACGGAGGCACGGAGGCACGGAGAAGAATTGA
- a CDS encoding MFS transporter — protein sequence MSDEEQHDTPSTADTRKLPANVKLLGLTSLVNDIASEMIYPLLPDLLRGIMAASYEQVALAIGVIEGIAEAISSILKLFAGSWSDRTGRRKSWIVAGYSMAAAARPLLGLVVLPWQVLACRVGDRLGKGIRTSARDAVIAESTPPAQRGWAFGFHRAMDHLGAAIGPVLATLFLWWWPDHLQTLFLLTIIPGLIVVAILVFGLREPKHAAGTAQPFIWSLAPLSGNFRLYLVSLAVFTLGNSSDLFLLSRAGQLGVREELLPIMWFTFHVAKSAGNMIVGRLVERLGARRLIVAGWAAYAAVYFGFALATEAWHAWALFMSYALFYALTEPPEKTLVAELVPGERKGLAYGWYNFAIGVAAMPASVLFGYLYKDYGALTAFSTGAALAMLAAALLLGVKTPAKEKGR from the coding sequence TTGAGTGACGAGGAGCAACACGACACGCCTTCAACCGCTGACACGCGGAAGCTGCCCGCCAACGTCAAGCTGCTGGGCCTGACGAGCCTGGTCAACGACATTGCCAGCGAGATGATTTATCCGCTGCTCCCCGATTTGCTGCGTGGCATCATGGCTGCCAGCTACGAGCAAGTGGCGCTGGCGATCGGCGTAATCGAGGGGATCGCCGAAGCCATCTCCAGCATCTTGAAGCTCTTTGCCGGTAGTTGGTCCGATCGTACCGGCCGGCGTAAAAGTTGGATCGTCGCCGGCTACTCGATGGCCGCTGCCGCGCGACCGCTGTTGGGCCTGGTCGTGCTGCCGTGGCAAGTGCTGGCCTGCCGCGTCGGCGACCGGCTGGGCAAAGGCATCCGCACCAGCGCCCGTGATGCGGTCATCGCTGAAAGCACTCCGCCAGCGCAGCGAGGTTGGGCCTTTGGCTTTCATCGGGCGATGGATCACTTGGGGGCGGCGATCGGGCCGGTGCTGGCGACGCTGTTTTTATGGTGGTGGCCCGATCACTTGCAGACACTCTTTCTGCTGACGATCATCCCCGGCCTGATCGTGGTGGCGATTCTGGTTTTTGGCCTCCGCGAGCCCAAGCACGCCGCCGGTACAGCGCAGCCGTTTATCTGGTCGCTGGCGCCGTTGAGCGGCAACTTTCGGCTGTACCTCGTTTCGCTGGCCGTCTTCACGCTGGGGAATTCGAGCGATCTGTTTTTGCTGTCGCGTGCCGGGCAGCTCGGCGTGCGCGAAGAGCTGCTGCCGATCATGTGGTTTACGTTCCACGTCGCCAAAAGCGCCGGCAACATGATCGTCGGCCGGCTGGTCGAGCGCTTGGGCGCACGGCGCCTGATCGTTGCCGGCTGGGCCGCCTATGCGGCTGTCTATTTCGGATTCGCGCTGGCGACCGAGGCCTGGCACGCCTGGGCCCTGTTCATGTCGTACGCCCTGTTTTACGCGCTGACCGAGCCGCCTGAGAAAACGCTGGTCGCCGAGCTGGTGCCCGGCGAGCGCAAAGGACTGGCCTACGGCTGGTACAACTTCGCGATCGGCGTCGCGGCCATGCCGGCCAGCGTGCTGTTCGGTTACTTGTACAAAGACTACGGGGCGCTAACGGCCTTCAGCACCGGCGCCGCACTGGCCATGCTTGCTGCGGCGCTCTTGCTTGGCGTGAAAACACCAGCGAAAGAGAAAGGCAGGTAA
- a CDS encoding glycosyltransferase, with product MTRVVVLSASVGAGHLRAAEAVELALRQIAPEIEVQNRDVLDFTNAVFRRVYAKAYLDLVNNFPHFVGYFYDWLEGDGEIRPRTRDKLRQAAQKLNLLSFERFLHDEQWDLVINTHFLPAELISKLRASGKLNVPHVTVCTDFDTHRLWVNQPTDRYFCATEEGSLHLQHFGVPAADIDVTGIPIHPVFAEPADRARCLAQQGLSGDRPVLLQLCGGFGVGPVEAVFRSLLAVEKPAQIVVVCGRNEELKEALEKISTTDRHRVRILGFTKEVDQLMGCADLVVSKPGGLTTSECLARGLPMVIVNPIPGQESRNSDYLLESGAGVKVNHVCTLTAKVNDLLSNPDRLARLRAAAKAIGHPQAAFDVARRSLAVIGVRASESAHC from the coding sequence ATGACACGCGTCGTCGTTCTCTCGGCCTCGGTCGGGGCGGGGCACCTGCGCGCGGCTGAAGCCGTCGAGCTGGCCCTGCGGCAAATCGCGCCGGAAATCGAGGTTCAAAATCGCGACGTTCTCGATTTCACGAACGCCGTCTTTCGCCGCGTGTACGCCAAAGCGTACCTGGACCTGGTGAACAACTTTCCGCACTTCGTCGGCTACTTCTACGATTGGCTGGAAGGAGACGGCGAAATCCGCCCCCGCACGCGCGACAAGCTGCGCCAGGCCGCACAAAAGCTGAACCTGCTCTCGTTCGAGCGCTTCTTGCACGATGAGCAATGGGACCTGGTGATCAACACCCACTTCCTGCCGGCTGAGCTGATTTCGAAATTACGCGCCAGCGGGAAGCTGAACGTGCCTCATGTCACGGTCTGCACCGATTTCGACACGCATCGGCTATGGGTCAATCAGCCGACCGATCGCTACTTCTGCGCCACCGAAGAGGGCTCGCTGCACTTGCAACACTTCGGTGTGCCGGCCGCCGATATCGACGTCACCGGCATTCCTATTCATCCAGTCTTTGCCGAACCGGCCGACCGCGCGCGATGTCTCGCGCAACAGGGTCTGAGCGGCGACCGTCCTGTGCTCCTGCAACTGTGTGGCGGTTTTGGCGTGGGCCCGGTCGAAGCCGTGTTTCGCAGCTTGCTGGCCGTGGAGAAGCCGGCCCAGATCGTGGTCGTGTGCGGCCGCAACGAGGAATTGAAAGAAGCCCTGGAGAAGATTTCCACGACCGATCGGCACCGCGTGAGAATTCTCGGCTTCACCAAGGAGGTCGATCAACTGATGGGCTGCGCGGACCTGGTCGTCTCGAAACCGGGCGGTTTGACGACCTCGGAATGCCTGGCCCGCGGCCTGCCGATGGTGATCGTCAATCCGATCCCTGGCCAGGAGAGCCGCAACAGCGATTACTTGTTGGAGAGCGGTGCCGGTGTGAAGGTGAACCACGTCTGCACACTCACGGCCAAAGTGAACGATCTATTGAGCAATCCCGACCGGCTGGCACGCTTGCGCGCCGCCGCCAAGGCCATTGGACATCCGCAAGCAGCGTTCGACGTCGCACGGCGCAGCCTGGCCGTGATCGGCGTCCGCGCGAGCGAATCGGCCCATTGTTAG
- the typA gene encoding translational GTPase TypA → MRRNDIRNIAIIAHVDHGKTTLVDCLLRQSGEFRASQLVGERILDSNELERERGITILAKNIAIPYQGVKINLIDTPGHADFGGEVERVLRMADGALVLVDAAEGPMPQTRFVLSKALEFRLKPVVVVNKVDRPDARPREVLDETFELFLELGADDELADFPYIFTSARDGYATAEPGERGETMKPLLDMVLDQVPGPEIDEKAPLQMLVTTLDWSEYVGRIAVGRIYSGGIKRGQQVALMQSGDSSVNGKVVGLHVFSNLGRVEVEEAAAGDIVAVVGLEQVEIGDTISDPIERKSMPRVEVDQPTLEMIFSVNSSPLAGREGRYLTSRHLRDRLMKELERNVALRVRPVEGSDAFAVSGRGLLHLSVLIETMRREGFEMSIGKPRVITRQRNGVLEEPYESLVVEVPPDRLGPVMELVGARRGQLVEMGTRGELSHATFSIPARGLIGLRTRLLNATQGTAVMHHRFEAYRPTSGDVPGRANGVLVSMSPGKAVAFGLDGLQERAEMFIAPGEEVYEGMIVGENSRTGDMPVNPTKEKKLTNMRASGSDRNIILKPPRVLSLEEALEYIEDDELVEVTPSIVRLRKILLLETDRKRAARQRA, encoded by the coding sequence ATGCGACGCAACGACATTCGCAATATCGCCATCATCGCCCACGTCGACCACGGCAAGACGACCCTCGTCGACTGCTTGCTGCGGCAGAGCGGCGAGTTCCGCGCCAGCCAACTCGTGGGCGAACGCATCCTCGACTCGAACGAGCTGGAGCGCGAACGCGGCATCACGATCCTGGCCAAGAACATCGCCATTCCCTACCAGGGCGTGAAGATCAACTTGATCGATACACCGGGGCACGCCGACTTCGGCGGCGAAGTGGAGCGCGTACTGCGGATGGCCGACGGGGCGCTGGTGCTGGTCGACGCGGCCGAAGGACCGATGCCGCAGACGCGCTTCGTGCTATCGAAGGCCCTCGAGTTCCGTCTCAAGCCGGTCGTGGTGGTCAACAAGGTCGATCGCCCCGACGCCCGCCCGCGCGAGGTGCTGGACGAAACGTTTGAGCTATTTCTGGAGCTGGGCGCCGACGACGAGCTGGCGGATTTTCCGTACATCTTCACCAGCGCCCGCGACGGCTACGCCACGGCCGAGCCCGGCGAGCGCGGCGAAACGATGAAGCCGCTTTTGGACATGGTGCTGGACCAGGTTCCCGGTCCAGAGATCGACGAGAAGGCGCCGCTACAGATGCTGGTCACCACGCTCGACTGGTCCGAGTATGTAGGCCGCATCGCCGTCGGGCGGATTTACTCCGGTGGCATCAAGCGCGGCCAGCAGGTTGCCCTCATGCAATCGGGCGATAGCTCCGTCAATGGCAAGGTCGTCGGACTGCACGTCTTCAGCAACCTGGGTCGCGTCGAGGTCGAAGAAGCCGCGGCGGGCGACATCGTGGCCGTTGTGGGCCTCGAACAAGTCGAGATCGGCGACACGATCAGCGATCCGATCGAGCGCAAGTCGATGCCGCGCGTCGAGGTCGATCAGCCGACCTTGGAAATGATCTTTTCGGTGAACAGCTCCCCCTTGGCCGGCCGCGAAGGGCGCTATCTTACGAGCCGGCACCTGCGCGATCGGCTGATGAAAGAGCTGGAACGCAACGTTGCCCTGCGCGTCCGCCCGGTCGAAGGATCCGACGCGTTTGCCGTCAGCGGTCGCGGGCTTTTGCACCTGTCGGTGTTGATCGAAACCATGCGCCGCGAAGGCTTCGAGATGTCGATCGGCAAGCCACGCGTCATTACCCGACAGCGCAATGGCGTGCTGGAAGAACCGTACGAATCGTTGGTTGTCGAAGTTCCGCCCGACCGGCTGGGGCCGGTGATGGAGCTGGTCGGCGCGCGACGCGGTCAGTTGGTCGAGATGGGGACGCGCGGCGAGTTGTCGCACGCCACGTTCTCGATCCCGGCCCGTGGCTTGATCGGATTGCGGACGCGCCTCTTGAACGCCACGCAGGGAACGGCCGTGATGCACCACCGCTTCGAGGCTTATCGTCCCACGTCGGGCGACGTGCCGGGCCGGGCCAACGGCGTGCTCGTCTCGATGTCGCCGGGCAAGGCCGTGGCCTTCGGTCTCGACGGGCTGCAGGAGCGGGCCGAGATGTTCATCGCGCCGGGCGAAGAAGTCTACGAAGGGATGATCGTCGGCGAAAACAGCCGCACCGGCGACATGCCGGTCAACCCGACCAAGGAAAAGAAGCTGACCAACATGCGGGCATCGGGGAGCGACCGCAACATCATCCTCAAGCCGCCGCGCGTGTTGTCGCTGGAAGAAGCGCTCGAATACATCGAAGATGACGAACTGGTCGAAGTCACGCCGTCGATCGTGCGGCTGCGGAAGATTCTGCTCTTGGAGACCGACCGCAAACGGGCCGCGCGGCAACGAGCGTAA
- a CDS encoding penicillin-binding transpeptidase domain-containing protein: protein MRSELRLTLESARPRSSLNEETVADSGARMQHLLLLFGALLLLVFCRVVQLELTQGEGFRGVAARPLEKSRPLVGTRGRIVSRDGVVLATDGRIASLAVHYRYLEDPPNTRWLRRQARARVRPDDPQRAARLMAEQSWVREYRDTLVDQLARLCGRPIDDLQAEQGKIQKRVRAIAAAVNRARDQRQQLSAGAQSLSAWQTWATAAPSWLFAADDPRVAPRIIVAEELDYHVLVPDVPLEVIAEVESHPEQYPGVRIVEQSGRHYPRGALAANLVGHLGMADEIAGAPSADSASPAASEPQDPRRSERLTEKLVGRMGLERQYERELQGRDGLVVDFTDHSGRWLSSRRQAEPAAGADLVLTVDARLQQLVEERLDRALAMADRSDAVVHSAAGGAVVIMDVHSGAILASATAPRFNPNAFARRDTAAIERLLADPAHPLFDRATKMAIPPGSVFKVVTALALLAEPGFDPWATCDCQGYLSRPDRERCQIFRRFGVGHGETDLSTALARSCNVYFFQHAAQLAPARLADWALRLGFGRASGVDLPGEASGFVPHTLPSRADEPTWKLVDTQAFAIGQSRLTATPLQIARLMAAVANGGTLVTPHVVACGAEANAHGTFYPPAATNHPIQGLNSEQLAVVRRALERVVEDPEGTAYAALADTGLAVAGKTGTAETGARTADHAWFAGYAPADAPRAAFAVALEHRGSADRAAALAKELVQGLEALGLLAGPAPAELVQADEP, encoded by the coding sequence ATGCGTAGCGAGCTCCGCCTGACTCTCGAATCCGCCCGACCGCGCTCCTCGCTCAACGAGGAGACCGTGGCCGATTCAGGCGCGCGCATGCAACACCTGCTTTTGCTCTTCGGGGCTTTGCTGTTGCTGGTATTCTGCCGAGTCGTGCAGCTCGAGCTGACGCAAGGCGAGGGTTTTCGCGGCGTCGCGGCCCGGCCGTTGGAGAAATCACGACCGCTCGTGGGGACGCGCGGCCGAATCGTGTCACGCGACGGAGTTGTCTTGGCCACCGATGGGCGGATCGCATCGCTGGCGGTCCACTATCGCTACCTGGAAGACCCACCGAACACCCGTTGGCTGCGTCGGCAAGCTCGGGCCCGCGTCAGACCGGATGATCCACAACGCGCCGCCCGACTGATGGCCGAGCAATCCTGGGTTCGCGAGTATCGCGATACGCTCGTCGATCAACTCGCCCGCTTGTGCGGCCGCCCGATCGACGATTTGCAGGCGGAACAGGGTAAGATTCAAAAGCGAGTCCGCGCGATTGCCGCTGCTGTGAACCGCGCGCGCGACCAGCGACAACAGTTGAGCGCGGGGGCGCAGTCGCTCAGCGCCTGGCAAACCTGGGCAACAGCGGCCCCAAGTTGGTTGTTCGCCGCCGACGATCCTCGCGTCGCGCCGCGCATCATCGTGGCCGAGGAGCTCGATTACCACGTGCTCGTGCCCGATGTGCCACTCGAGGTTATCGCCGAGGTGGAATCACACCCCGAGCAATACCCGGGCGTGCGCATCGTGGAGCAGTCGGGCCGGCACTATCCGCGCGGCGCACTGGCGGCCAACCTTGTGGGCCACCTGGGCATGGCGGATGAAATCGCCGGCGCCCCATCGGCTGATTCAGCGTCCCCGGCAGCAAGTGAGCCGCAGGACCCTCGGCGAAGCGAGCGACTCACCGAAAAGCTTGTGGGCCGAATGGGCCTGGAGCGGCAATATGAGCGCGAACTGCAAGGGCGCGACGGCCTAGTGGTTGATTTCACCGATCACAGCGGCCGCTGGCTATCGAGCCGTCGCCAGGCCGAACCGGCCGCCGGCGCGGACCTCGTTCTTACCGTCGACGCGCGCCTGCAGCAACTCGTCGAAGAGCGGTTGGATCGCGCGTTGGCCATGGCCGATCGCTCGGATGCCGTCGTCCATTCGGCCGCTGGCGGGGCCGTCGTGATCATGGACGTGCACTCAGGCGCGATCCTGGCTTCTGCCACCGCGCCGCGCTTCAATCCGAACGCTTTCGCCAGGCGCGATACGGCAGCCATCGAAAGGCTGCTCGCCGATCCTGCCCATCCGCTTTTCGACCGGGCGACGAAAATGGCGATTCCACCAGGAAGCGTGTTCAAAGTGGTCACGGCACTTGCCCTGCTCGCGGAACCAGGATTCGATCCATGGGCCACGTGCGATTGCCAAGGTTATCTCAGCCGGCCTGATCGTGAGCGCTGCCAGATCTTCCGCCGCTTTGGTGTCGGCCACGGCGAAACGGATTTGTCGACGGCGCTTGCGCGCAGTTGCAACGTTTATTTCTTTCAGCATGCGGCGCAGCTCGCCCCCGCGCGGTTGGCCGATTGGGCATTGCGGCTGGGATTTGGCCGCGCGAGCGGAGTCGACTTGCCTGGCGAAGCATCTGGCTTTGTCCCCCACACGTTGCCGTCGCGCGCTGACGAGCCCACCTGGAAACTGGTCGATACGCAAGCCTTCGCGATTGGGCAAAGTCGCCTCACCGCGACTCCGCTGCAAATCGCCCGGCTAATGGCCGCCGTGGCCAATGGCGGCACGCTGGTGACGCCCCACGTCGTCGCGTGCGGGGCCGAGGCGAACGCGCACGGCACCTTCTATCCGCCGGCGGCAACGAATCACCCCATCCAGGGTCTCAACAGCGAACAGTTAGCGGTCGTCCGGCGGGCGCTGGAACGAGTTGTCGAAGATCCCGAGGGAACCGCCTACGCGGCCCTGGCCGACACGGGCCTTGCGGTGGCCGGCAAAACCGGGACGGCCGAGACGGGCGCGCGCACGGCCGATCACGCCTGGTTCGCCGGCTACGCCCCGGCCGACGCGCCGCGCGCGGCCTTTGCCGTGGCCCTTGAACATCGAGGTTCGGCCGACCGTGCCGCCGCGCTGGCCAAGGAACTGGTGCAAGGGCTCGAAGCCCTTGGCCTGCTAGCGGGGCCCGCGCCTGCGGAACTGGTGCAGGCCGATGAGCCATAA
- a CDS encoding rod shape-determining protein MreC, translated as MMFESSERPKPLLTRPRLILAGSLAAGLITALLPARALEPLRALYNRALEPGQLVAGRLVARLETLVAQARHATATADEVAGLTADAARLRARNQELETALALAQASAAQSEAASHLPATPPLVLTEAIRARVLGRRAGGLFPESEIVAVGSTSGVRREALALRDSTVTVDAGHDVQVVAGDFVLAGRRIYGKVLEVAPHTCVVRGADQASYRDVVQLVKLVDGRANVGPTGILEGTGDGRCRVRMINASEDVSVGDLVFTAHDEGLTTQPLLYGPIARCERAPGAPHWDLWVDLQREHHRPSHLVVLRASLNPARVAALPASQSEQE; from the coding sequence ATGATGTTTGAATCCTCCGAGCGACCCAAGCCGTTGCTTACGCGCCCGCGGCTGATCCTGGCCGGTTCGCTGGCGGCTGGGCTGATCACGGCGCTCTTGCCCGCCCGCGCCCTGGAACCGCTGCGCGCGCTTTACAACCGCGCGCTCGAGCCGGGGCAGCTCGTGGCCGGTCGGCTGGTCGCCCGCCTGGAAACGCTTGTCGCACAGGCCCGGCACGCAACGGCCACGGCCGACGAAGTCGCTGGGCTAACGGCCGACGCCGCGCGCCTGCGGGCGCGCAATCAGGAACTGGAAACCGCGCTAGCGCTCGCCCAGGCGAGCGCGGCGCAGTCCGAGGCAGCGAGCCATCTGCCGGCCACCCCGCCACTGGTTTTGACCGAGGCGATCCGCGCCCGCGTTCTGGGGCGGCGCGCCGGCGGACTATTTCCCGAGTCGGAAATCGTCGCCGTCGGTAGCACGAGCGGTGTCCGCCGCGAGGCCCTCGCGCTTAGGGATAGCACCGTGACCGTCGACGCCGGACACGACGTGCAGGTCGTGGCGGGCGATTTCGTGCTCGCCGGGCGGCGCATCTACGGCAAAGTCCTTGAAGTCGCGCCGCATACCTGCGTCGTTCGTGGCGCGGACCAGGCTTCGTACCGCGACGTCGTGCAACTGGTGAAGCTCGTCGACGGCCGAGCAAACGTCGGCCCGACCGGCATCCTCGAAGGAACAGGCGATGGCCGGTGCCGCGTGCGCATGATCAATGCCAGCGAAGACGTTTCCGTCGGCGATCTGGTTTTCACGGCCCACGACGAAGGTCTCACGACACAACCGCTTTTGTACGGCCCGATCGCCCGTTGCGAGCGCGCGCCGGGCGCCCCGCACTGGGATCTTTGGGTTGACCTCCAGCGCGAGCACCATCGGCCGAGCCACCTGGTCGTACTGCGCGCCTCGTTGAATCCTGCCCGCGTGGCCGCCCTGCCGGCTTCGCAGTCCGAACAAGAATGA